One segment of Gammaproteobacteria bacterium DNA contains the following:
- the dapE gene encoding succinyl-diaminopimelate desuccinylase, which translates to MSAVLELAKELIARPSLTPDDAGCQRIIATRLARLGFKIEHLRFGQVDNLWARFGTEKPLLVFAGHTDVVPTGPREQWKSDPFTPTVKDGLLYGRGAADMKGGLAAMVVAVEQFLAAKPKLHGSIGFLITSDEEGPSVDGTSKVMEWLKQRNEKIDWCVLGEPSCLEKFGDTIRHGRRGSLTGLLTVHGVQGHVAYPERADNPIHRVIPALVELSATQWDMRPNPHFPPTSFQISNFHSGTGAGNVIPGDAAIRFNLRYSTAVTAAELQRRVEDILKRYGVRYSIEWRPMGEPFLTQPGKLSSVVQDAVEKATGLRPKLDTGGGTSDGRYIAPTGAEVIEFGPINASIHKIDECVAVNELDSLTRIYREIVEKVLC; encoded by the coding sequence ATGAGCGCCGTGCTGGAACTGGCAAAAGAACTCATCGCCCGCCCCTCCCTCACGCCCGACGACGCCGGCTGCCAGCGGATAATCGCCACGCGTCTTGCCCGGCTGGGTTTCAAAATCGAACACCTGCGTTTCGGTCAGGTGGACAATCTCTGGGCGCGCTTCGGAACAGAAAAACCACTGCTGGTATTCGCCGGCCACACCGATGTGGTGCCTACCGGGCCGCGCGAACAATGGAAGTCAGATCCCTTCACGCCCACCGTGAAGGACGGCCTGCTCTATGGCCGCGGCGCCGCCGATATGAAAGGCGGCCTCGCCGCCATGGTGGTGGCTGTGGAACAGTTTTTAGCCGCGAAACCGAAGCTGCACGGCAGCATCGGCTTCCTCATCACCAGTGACGAGGAAGGCCCGTCAGTGGATGGCACCAGCAAGGTGATGGAATGGTTGAAACAGCGCAATGAAAAAATTGACTGGTGCGTGCTGGGCGAACCTTCGTGCCTGGAAAAATTCGGCGACACCATCCGCCACGGCCGACGCGGCTCACTCACAGGCCTTCTCACTGTCCACGGCGTTCAGGGCCATGTGGCCTATCCCGAGCGCGCCGACAACCCCATTCACCGCGTTATTCCGGCACTGGTGGAACTTTCTGCCACACAGTGGGATATGCGCCCCAACCCGCACTTCCCGCCCACCAGCTTCCAGATTTCCAACTTCCATTCCGGCACCGGCGCCGGCAACGTGATTCCCGGTGACGCCGCCATCCGTTTCAATCTCCGTTATTCCACCGCTGTCACCGCCGCGGAACTCCAGCGGCGCGTGGAAGATATCCTGAAACGCTACGGAGTGCGTTACTCAATTGAATGGCGGCCCATGGGTGAGCCGTTTCTGACACAACCGGGGAAATTAAGCAGCGTCGTGCAAGATGCGGTCGAAAAAGCAACCGGTCTGCGCCCCAAGCTCGACACCGGCGGTGGAACATCAGACGGCCGTTATATCGCCCCCACCGGGGCCGAAGTTATCGAGTTCGGTCCGATAAACGCCAGCATTCACAAGATTGATGAATGCGTCGCAGTAAATGAACTTGATTCCCTGACAAGAATTTATCGCGAGATCGTTGAAAAGGTACTATGCTGA
- the dapD gene encoding 2,3,4,5-tetrahydropyridine-2,6-dicarboxylate N-succinyltransferase produces the protein MLRQTIDAAYEQRAALTPERTPPDLRAAVDTAIAQLDSGTLRVAEKHAGRWQVNEWLKKAVLLYFRIQPNQVIAGAGTRFYDKIPLKYTAHSQAEFQREGARIVPPATVRYGAFLAPDVVLMPSYVNIGAYVDRGTMVDTWATIGSCAQIGKHVHISGGAGIGGVLEPLQAAPTIIEDDCFIGARSEIVEGVIVEQGAVISMGVFIGQSTRIYDRESGEITYGRVPAGAVVVPGGLPSADGRYNLQCAVIVKRVDAKTRAKVGINELLRGIR, from the coding sequence ATGTTGCGCCAGACAATTGATGCCGCTTATGAACAGCGCGCCGCTCTCACACCGGAGCGCACACCGCCGGACCTGCGCGCGGCAGTGGACACCGCCATTGCGCAACTGGACAGCGGGACGCTGCGAGTCGCCGAAAAGCATGCTGGCCGCTGGCAGGTGAACGAGTGGCTAAAGAAGGCCGTGCTGCTGTATTTCCGCATTCAGCCGAATCAGGTCATCGCGGGCGCCGGCACCCGCTTTTACGACAAGATTCCGCTTAAATATACCGCGCACAGTCAGGCTGAATTCCAGCGCGAAGGCGCCCGTATCGTGCCGCCTGCCACCGTGCGCTACGGCGCTTTCCTCGCGCCGGACGTGGTACTCATGCCAAGCTACGTCAACATCGGCGCCTATGTGGACCGCGGCACGATGGTGGACACCTGGGCCACCATCGGCTCATGCGCGCAAATCGGCAAGCACGTGCACATCTCGGGCGGCGCCGGCATCGGCGGCGTACTCGAACCGCTGCAGGCCGCGCCCACCATCATCGAGGACGACTGCTTCATCGGCGCACGCTCGGAGATCGTCGAAGGCGTGATCGTGGAACAGGGCGCGGTAATTTCCATGGGCGTATTCATCGGCCAGAGCACGCGCATCTATGACCGCGAAAGCGGCGAGATCACGTACGGCCGCGTACCGGCCGGCGCGGTGGTCGTGCCCGGCGGTCTGCCCTCCGCCGACGGGCGTTACAACCTGCAATGCGCCGTGATCGTGAAGCGCGTGGATGCCAAGACCCGCGCCAAGGTGGGCATCAACGAACTGCTGCGCGGGATCCGCTGA
- the dapC gene encoding succinyldiaminopimelate transaminase, which produces MNPDLEKLFPYPFERLAKLKEGVTPPAHLRHIALSIGEPKHAPPEFVLQALRDNLGGLGAYPTAKGLPELRASIAAWLTRRFKLQPGRIDPERHVLPVSGTREGLFAFAQAVIDRRVNPVVLMPNPFYQIYEGAALLAGAEPYYLNTLEANGYLPDLDAVPTDIWQRCQLLYICTPGNPTGAVMDRAYLARVLELADQHNFIVASDECYVEIYLDEDKPPPGLLQVCEETGRHDFRRCVTFHSLSKRSSLPGLRSGFVAGDAGILAKFLQYRTYHGCAVPLPVQSASVQAWNDEPHVAANRQLYRAKFKAAMEILGPVLNLQCPPAAFYLWPKTPVDGERFARELYATQNLTVLPGSYLSRPTPSGDPGTNRVRISLVPPLAECIEATKRIRSYVESL; this is translated from the coding sequence ATGAATCCTGATCTCGAGAAACTCTTTCCCTACCCCTTTGAACGCCTGGCAAAGCTCAAGGAAGGCGTGACTCCGCCGGCGCATCTGCGCCATATCGCGCTCTCTATCGGCGAGCCCAAGCATGCGCCGCCGGAATTCGTGCTGCAGGCGCTGCGCGACAATCTCGGCGGGCTCGGCGCCTACCCCACAGCCAAGGGTCTGCCGGAACTGCGCGCGTCTATCGCGGCTTGGCTCACGCGCCGCTTCAAGCTTCAGCCCGGCCGCATTGACCCGGAACGCCACGTGCTGCCGGTATCCGGCACACGCGAAGGCCTGTTTGCCTTCGCGCAGGCGGTGATTGACCGCCGCGTCAATCCGGTGGTACTGATGCCGAACCCGTTCTACCAGATTTACGAAGGCGCCGCGCTGCTGGCCGGTGCGGAACCTTATTACCTCAATACCCTGGAAGCCAACGGCTATCTGCCCGATCTGGATGCGGTGCCGACGGACATCTGGCAACGCTGCCAACTCCTATATATATGCACGCCCGGCAACCCCACCGGTGCGGTCATGGACCGCGCCTACCTCGCCCGGGTGCTGGAACTCGCTGACCAACACAACTTCATCGTGGCCTCGGACGAGTGCTATGTCGAAATCTACCTGGATGAGGACAAGCCGCCCCCCGGCCTGCTGCAGGTCTGCGAGGAAACCGGCCGCCACGATTTTCGCCGCTGCGTGACGTTTCACAGCCTGTCGAAGCGCTCCAGCCTGCCGGGTTTGCGCTCGGGCTTCGTGGCCGGCGATGCCGGCATCCTCGCAAAGTTTCTCCAATACCGCACCTACCACGGTTGCGCAGTTCCGCTGCCGGTGCAATCGGCCAGCGTGCAGGCTTGGAACGACGAACCTCATGTCGCCGCCAACCGCCAACTGTATCGGGCGAAATTCAAAGCCGCCATGGAAATTCTCGGCCCGGTGCTGAACCTGCAGTGTCCGCCAGCGGCGTTTTACCTCTGGCCGAAAACACCGGTGGATGGCGAGCGTTTTGCCAGGGAACTGTATGCCACGCAAAACCTCACGGTGCTGCCCGGCAGCTATCTTTCGCGCCCAACTCCATCCGGCGATCCCGGCACAAACCGCGTGCGTATTTCGCTGGTCCCGCCGCTGGCCGAGTGCATCGAGGCGACCAAGCGCATCCGCAGCTACGTGGAGTCGCTGTGA
- the glnD gene encoding [protein-PII] uridylyltransferase, producing the protein MNATSGTHSIASPATAHKAARPPLPPALAQLRAALQACDQDLRRQFSAAVPVEQLVRARAQAVDEVLRRAFQLHWSADTQDVALVAVGGYGRGELHPYSDIDLLILLRQPDGGPERRTIGTFLTTLWDIGLQASHSVRSVAECLAQARVDLSIATNLMEARHLAGAADLSTQLQQQMQPQQMWPAKEFFRAKQREQQLRHAKYHDTAYRLEPNVKESPGGLRDIQTIAWVAQRYTGAVSLQELVTRRFLTADEHRALQQGQAFLWRVRFALHLLYGRREDRLLFDAQPRLARQFGYHDAPANPAVEQFMQAYYRSIKELSLLNEMLLQSLEEVILADAPPAPAVLDDNFEERGGFLRLRDPGLFKHRPAALLEMFHVLQQHPRLKGVSAETLRSLRANLEHIDDDFRAAPEPRAQFMQILRAPQSVTHELRRMNRYDVLGRYLSAFGRIVGRMQYDLFHAYTVDEHILFVIGNLRRFALSRYDQEFPQCSRIMQALPKPELAYLAALFHDIAKGRGGDHSQLGAQEAEAFCLDHGLSRYDARLVGWLVEHHLLLSLTAQKRDISDPRVVHAFARVVGDQLHLDYLYVLTVADVRGTNPELWNSWKASLFHELYAEASRALRQGLENPLDKEQLIRETQAQALALLRAQGLEPEAAHEVWTLFSQEYFLGHAPDEIAWHTAGLRKNLTGSAPLVLLRQQAARGGTAISVYAGPDAFIFARVAATLAELGLTILDARLVPMTHGRRLDTYVVLEDDRQPIVDSERLAEIARSVQHEAQRQQQRPMTITRHAPRQVRLFTTRSEVEFAADLSGRRTALEIRAGDRPGLLSVIGQALAQCEIHLWNAKITTVGERAEDVFFITDNNNRPLDDAAARERLRTVLLTQLNDAA; encoded by the coding sequence TTGAACGCCACATCCGGCACCCACTCCATCGCCAGTCCCGCCACAGCGCACAAAGCCGCGCGACCGCCGCTTCCTCCCGCACTTGCGCAGCTGCGCGCTGCGCTGCAGGCTTGCGATCAAGACCTGCGCCGGCAATTCAGTGCAGCGGTTCCGGTTGAGCAGCTGGTACGCGCGCGCGCGCAAGCTGTGGATGAGGTGCTACGCCGCGCCTTCCAGTTGCATTGGTCCGCCGATACGCAGGACGTGGCGCTCGTGGCCGTCGGCGGCTACGGGCGCGGCGAGCTGCATCCGTACTCAGACATTGATCTGCTGATCCTGTTGCGCCAACCCGATGGCGGACCCGAGCGCCGTACCATCGGTACATTCCTGACCACGCTTTGGGATATCGGTCTGCAGGCCAGCCACAGCGTGCGCAGCGTGGCGGAATGCCTCGCGCAGGCGCGCGTCGATCTGAGCATCGCCACCAACCTCATGGAAGCCCGGCATCTGGCCGGAGCCGCGGACCTGAGCACCCAGCTGCAGCAGCAGATGCAACCGCAGCAGATGTGGCCGGCAAAAGAATTTTTCCGGGCCAAGCAGCGTGAGCAGCAATTGCGGCATGCCAAATATCACGATACCGCGTACCGGCTGGAACCTAACGTCAAGGAGAGTCCTGGCGGTTTGCGCGACATTCAAACGATTGCCTGGGTCGCACAGCGATACACCGGTGCCGTCAGCCTGCAGGAACTGGTGACGCGCCGTTTTCTGACCGCGGACGAACACCGGGCGCTGCAGCAAGGACAGGCCTTTCTGTGGCGCGTGCGCTTCGCCCTGCACCTGCTCTACGGCCGGCGCGAGGACCGCTTGCTGTTCGACGCTCAGCCGCGCCTCGCACGGCAATTCGGTTACCACGATGCGCCCGCGAACCCGGCCGTCGAGCAGTTCATGCAGGCGTATTACCGCAGCATCAAGGAACTCAGCCTGCTCAACGAAATGCTGTTGCAATCACTGGAAGAAGTGATCCTCGCCGACGCGCCGCCGGCGCCCGCAGTCCTGGATGACAATTTCGAGGAGCGCGGCGGTTTCCTGCGCTTGCGCGATCCCGGGCTGTTCAAACACCGGCCGGCGGCGCTGCTGGAAATGTTCCATGTGCTGCAGCAACATCCGCGCCTCAAGGGCGTAAGTGCGGAAACCTTGCGCAGCTTGCGCGCCAATCTCGAGCACATTGATGACGACTTTCGTGCCGCGCCTGAACCGCGCGCGCAGTTCATGCAGATTCTGCGCGCGCCGCAGAGCGTGACCCACGAACTGCGGCGCATGAACCGCTATGACGTGCTGGGGCGCTACCTGTCCGCCTTCGGCCGCATCGTCGGCCGCATGCAGTACGACCTGTTCCATGCCTACACCGTGGACGAGCACATCCTGTTCGTCATCGGCAATCTGCGGCGCTTTGCCTTGAGCCGCTACGATCAGGAATTCCCCCAATGCAGCCGCATCATGCAGGCGCTGCCCAAGCCCGAATTGGCGTACCTGGCCGCGCTCTTCCACGACATCGCCAAGGGCCGCGGCGGCGACCACTCGCAGCTGGGCGCGCAGGAAGCGGAAGCCTTCTGCCTCGACCACGGCCTGAGCCGTTACGATGCGCGTCTGGTCGGCTGGCTGGTGGAACACCATCTGCTGCTGTCGCTCACCGCCCAGAAACGCGACATCAGCGATCCGAGGGTTGTGCACGCTTTTGCGCGCGTGGTCGGCGACCAGCTGCATCTGGATTACCTGTACGTGCTCACCGTGGCCGACGTGCGCGGCACCAATCCTGAATTGTGGAATTCCTGGAAAGCCAGCCTGTTTCACGAGCTTTACGCCGAAGCCAGCCGCGCATTGCGCCAGGGCCTGGAAAATCCCCTGGACAAGGAGCAGCTGATCCGCGAAACCCAGGCGCAGGCGCTCGCCCTGCTGCGCGCACAGGGGCTTGAACCCGAAGCTGCGCACGAGGTCTGGACCCTGTTCTCGCAGGAATACTTCCTTGGCCACGCCCCGGATGAAATTGCCTGGCACACCGCGGGCTTGCGTAAAAACCTCACGGGCAGCGCACCGCTGGTACTGCTGCGTCAGCAGGCCGCGCGCGGCGGCACCGCCATCAGCGTCTACGCCGGGCCCGATGCTTTCATTTTTGCGCGCGTGGCCGCGACACTCGCGGAACTCGGACTTACCATCCTGGACGCGCGCCTCGTACCCATGACCCATGGCCGGCGACTCGACACGTACGTGGTGCTGGAAGACGACCGTCAGCCGATCGTGGACTCCGAACGCCTTGCCGAAATCGCCCGCAGCGTGCAGCACGAGGCCCAGCGGCAGCAGCAGAGGCCGATGACGATCACGCGCCATGCACCGCGCCAGGTGCGCCTGTTCACCACACGCAGCGAAGTGGAGTTCGCCGCGGATCTCTCCGGCCGGCGTACCGCGCTGGAAATACGCGCCGGGGACCGGCCCGGACTGTTGTCAGTCATCGGTCAAGCGCTGGCGCAGTGCGAGATCCACCTGTGGAATGCCAAAATAACCACCGTCGGCGAGCGCGCCGAGGACGTATTCTTCATAACCGACAACAACAACCGGCCGCTCGACGATGCGGCCGCACGCGAGCGGCTGCGCACGGTGTTGCTCACCCAACTGAACGACGCCGCGTGA
- the map gene encoding type I methionyl aminopeptidase, giving the protein MPVTIKSAEEQAKMRVAGRLAAEVLDTIASYVQPGVTTEELDRVCHDYIVNVQHAIPANVGYHGFPKTLCTSVNHVVCHGIPGDRKLKHGDILNIDVTVIKDGFHGDTSKMYYVGEPSVAARRLVQVTHDAMLTGIEMVKPGVQLGDIGHAIQRYAEEHGYSVVREYCGHGIGRVYHEDPQVLHYGAPGTGLQLQPGMTFTIEPMVNAGKRHVRLLPDGWTVVTKDHSLSAQWEHTLLVTASGHEVLTARAGGEI; this is encoded by the coding sequence ATGCCCGTCACCATCAAATCCGCGGAAGAACAAGCCAAGATGCGCGTGGCCGGGCGGCTTGCGGCCGAGGTGCTCGATACGATCGCGTCCTATGTACAGCCGGGCGTGACCACGGAGGAACTCGATCGCGTGTGTCACGATTACATCGTCAACGTGCAACATGCAATCCCGGCCAACGTCGGCTACCACGGTTTCCCCAAGACCCTGTGCACCTCGGTGAACCATGTCGTGTGCCACGGGATTCCGGGCGACCGCAAACTCAAGCACGGCGACATCCTCAATATTGACGTGACCGTCATCAAGGATGGTTTCCACGGCGACACCAGCAAGATGTACTACGTGGGCGAACCCTCGGTAGCTGCGCGTCGGCTGGTGCAGGTCACGCACGACGCCATGCTCACCGGCATCGAGATGGTCAAACCCGGCGTGCAGCTCGGTGACATCGGTCATGCCATCCAGCGCTACGCCGAGGAGCATGGATACTCGGTGGTGCGCGAATACTGCGGTCATGGCATCGGCCGCGTGTATCACGAGGATCCGCAGGTACTGCATTACGGCGCGCCCGGCACCGGCCTGCAACTTCAGCCGGGCATGACCTTCACCATCGAACCGATGGTGAACGCCGGCAAACGTCACGTGCGTCTGCTGCCGGACGGCTGGACCGTGGTAACCAAGGATCATTCGCTCTCTGCGCAGTGGGAGCACACCCTACTGGTCACGGCATCCGGCCACGAAGTGCTGACCGCGCGCGCGGGCGGCGAAATCTGA
- the rpsB gene encoding 30S ribosomal protein S2 — translation MGELSMRQMLEAGVHFGHQTRYWNPKMAPYIFGERSRIHIINLEKTLPLYREALEFVKRLVTDGGTLLFVGTKRAAREAVSAQAQRCAMPYVTQRWLGGTLTNFKTVRQSIKRMHELDVQSEDGTFERLGKMEVIRLRREMEKLEKSLGGIKDMNNLPDALFVIDVGHEKIAVSEARKLGIPIVAIVDTNNAPDGVDYVIPGNDDAIRAIQLYAEGVADAVLAGRESMPQLAGSDEDEFVELDEHGNPKRGRGRRRAPVKMTTAKKPAARRKPAERPAAPAPAQATAPAAQAAPADAADGTPVHKPVVRKKSPVKKAASHKRVAKKDKAEDSTE, via the coding sequence ATGGGCGAGCTGTCCATGCGCCAGATGCTGGAAGCTGGCGTGCATTTCGGCCACCAGACACGTTATTGGAACCCGAAGATGGCACCGTACATCTTCGGCGAGCGCAGCCGTATCCACATCATCAATCTGGAAAAGACGCTGCCGCTGTATCGCGAGGCGCTGGAGTTCGTCAAGCGCCTGGTGACCGACGGCGGCACGCTGCTGTTCGTGGGCACCAAACGCGCGGCGCGCGAGGCCGTCAGCGCGCAGGCGCAGCGCTGCGCCATGCCGTACGTCACACAACGCTGGTTGGGCGGTACCCTCACGAATTTCAAGACCGTGCGCCAGTCCATCAAGCGCATGCACGAACTCGATGTGCAGTCGGAGGACGGTACCTTCGAACGCCTGGGGAAAATGGAAGTCATCCGCCTGCGTCGCGAGATGGAAAAACTGGAAAAAAGCCTGGGCGGCATCAAGGACATGAACAACCTGCCGGACGCGCTGTTCGTGATTGACGTTGGCCACGAGAAGATCGCGGTCAGCGAGGCGCGCAAGCTGGGTATTCCCATCGTGGCCATCGTGGACACCAACAACGCGCCGGACGGCGTGGATTACGTGATTCCCGGCAACGACGACGCGATTCGCGCCATTCAGCTGTACGCCGAGGGTGTGGCGGATGCGGTGCTCGCCGGGCGCGAATCCATGCCGCAACTCGCGGGCAGCGACGAAGATGAGTTCGTGGAGCTGGATGAGCACGGCAATCCGAAGCGCGGCCGCGGCCGCCGCCGGGCACCGGTGAAAATGACCACCGCCAAAAAGCCTGCGGCGCGGCGCAAACCCGCGGAAAGACCTGCGGCCCCGGCGCCCGCGCAAGCGACCGCCCCCGCAGCGCAGGCGGCACCGGCGGATGCGGCTGACGGGACTCCGGTACACAAACCCGTGGTGCGCAAAAAGTCGCCGGTCAAAAAAGCCGCGAGCCACAAGCGCGTGGCCAAGAAAGACAAAGCCGAAGACAGCACCGAGTAG
- the tsf gene encoding translation elongation factor Ts, with amino-acid sequence MTISASLVKELRERTGAGMMECKKALAETGGDLERAVEHMRKAGLAKADKKAGRIAAEGRIAIAQMQGAVAMVEVNCETDFVANGEDFKAFAAHVVQALLEQAPQDPATLDTLRLTGGASVDTARRELVAKIGENVSVRRGTYFKSGATLGSYLHGARIGVLVELQGGDTALARDIAMHIAASRPLCVSPDQVPAQVLDKEREIIRAQSADSGKPEAIVEKMVEGRLRKYLGEITLLGQPFVKEPEITVDKLLARHGAKALRFARFEVGEGIEKKQEDFAAEVKAQAAKTA; translated from the coding sequence ATGACGATTTCAGCCTCTTTGGTCAAGGAACTGCGCGAGCGCACCGGCGCCGGCATGATGGAGTGCAAGAAGGCGCTGGCAGAAACCGGCGGCGATCTGGAACGCGCCGTCGAGCACATGCGCAAGGCCGGACTCGCCAAGGCCGACAAGAAAGCCGGGCGCATTGCGGCCGAAGGCCGGATTGCGATTGCGCAGATGCAGGGCGCAGTCGCCATGGTCGAGGTGAATTGCGAAACCGACTTCGTCGCCAACGGCGAGGACTTCAAGGCATTCGCCGCGCACGTGGTACAAGCGCTGCTCGAACAGGCACCACAGGATCCCGCTACGCTCGACACGCTGCGGCTGACGGGCGGCGCCAGCGTGGATACCGCACGCCGCGAACTGGTCGCCAAGATCGGCGAGAACGTGAGCGTGCGGCGCGGCACGTACTTCAAAAGTGGCGCAACACTCGGCAGTTATCTGCACGGCGCGCGCATCGGCGTGCTCGTGGAGTTGCAGGGCGGTGATACCGCCCTTGCCAGGGACATCGCCATGCACATAGCTGCCAGCCGGCCGCTGTGCGTGAGCCCCGATCAGGTGCCGGCCCAAGTGCTCGACAAGGAACGCGAAATCATCCGCGCCCAGTCCGCCGATAGCGGCAAGCCGGAAGCGATCGTCGAGAAGATGGTCGAAGGACGGCTGCGGAAATACCTCGGGGAAATCACCTTGCTGGGCCAGCCGTTCGTCAAGGAACCGGAGATCACCGTGGACAAACTGCTGGCGCGCCATGGCGCCAAGGCATTGCGATTCGCGCGCTTCGAAGTGGGCGAGGGTATCGAAAAGAAGCAGGAAGACTTCGCCGCCGAGGTCAAAGCCCAGGCCGCGAAAACCGCCTGA
- the pyrH gene encoding UMP kinase — translation MSNPAPAYRRILLKLSGEALMGRVDYGVDPVVIKQLAEEVRAVRDLGVQIGMVIGGGNIFRGAGLARAGMDRITADHMGMLATIMNSLAMQDALERLGVYVRVMSGLSVNEVCEDYIRRRAVRHLEKGRVCIFAAGTGNPFFTTDTAAALRAIETGCELLLKATKVDGVYAADPKQHPQAQRYAHITYDRVLADKLGVMDATAVVLCRDNNIPLRIFDLTRAGDLLRIVQGTPNVGTLVDNGGST, via the coding sequence ATGTCGAACCCGGCTCCGGCCTACCGGCGCATACTTCTCAAGCTGAGCGGCGAAGCCCTCATGGGCCGCGTCGACTACGGCGTCGATCCGGTCGTCATCAAGCAGTTGGCCGAAGAAGTGCGCGCGGTGCGCGATCTCGGCGTGCAAATCGGCATGGTCATCGGCGGCGGCAATATTTTCCGTGGCGCCGGGCTGGCGCGCGCCGGCATGGACCGCATCACCGCGGACCACATGGGCATGCTGGCCACCATCATGAATTCCCTCGCCATGCAGGACGCGCTCGAGCGCCTGGGCGTGTACGTGCGCGTGATGTCGGGACTGAGCGTCAACGAGGTGTGCGAGGACTACATCCGCCGGCGCGCGGTGCGCCACCTGGAAAAGGGACGGGTGTGCATCTTTGCGGCCGGCACCGGCAATCCGTTCTTTACCACCGACACCGCCGCGGCGCTGCGTGCCATCGAAACCGGATGCGAGCTGCTGCTCAAAGCCACCAAGGTGGACGGTGTGTATGCCGCTGATCCCAAGCAGCATCCGCAGGCGCAGCGCTACGCGCACATCACCTATGACCGGGTACTGGCCGACAAGCTCGGGGTCATGGATGCCACCGCCGTCGTCCTGTGCCGCGACAACAATATTCCACTGCGAATCTTTGATCTCACCCGTGCCGGCGACCTGCTGCGCATCGTCCAGGGCACCCCCAATGTGGGTACCCTGGTGGATAACGGAGGTTCAACATGA
- the frr gene encoding ribosome recycling factor: MTTDDLKKHADGRMQKAVDTLKDVLARLRTGRAHTSLLDHIRVAYYGSEVPLNQVANVSASDARTLNITPWEKQMIPVIEKAIMTSDLGLTPATAGNVIRVPMPQLTEERRREIIKLARQEAEGARVAIRNARRDANTELKTALKDRKITEDQERRTQDDIQKLTDRHIAGIDKILAAKETELLEV; this comes from the coding sequence ATGACGACTGACGATCTGAAGAAGCATGCGGATGGCCGCATGCAGAAAGCCGTGGACACGCTCAAGGATGTGCTCGCCCGGCTGCGCACCGGCCGTGCCCACACCAGTCTGCTGGATCACATCCGCGTGGCCTATTACGGATCGGAAGTTCCGCTCAACCAGGTGGCCAACGTCAGCGCCTCGGATGCACGCACGCTCAACATCACGCCCTGGGAAAAGCAGATGATCCCGGTGATCGAGAAGGCCATTATGACGTCGGATCTGGGCCTGACCCCGGCCACCGCCGGCAACGTGATTCGCGTGCCCATGCCGCAGCTTACCGAGGAACGGCGGCGCGAAATCATCAAGCTGGCGCGCCAGGAAGCCGAGGGCGCGCGCGTGGCCATCCGCAATGCGCGCCGCGATGCGAATACGGAACTCAAGACCGCGCTCAAGGACCGGAAAATCACCGAGGACCAAGAGCGCCGCACCCAGGATGACATTCAGAAGCTCACCGACCGGCATATCGCGGGCATAGACAAGATTCTGGCCGCCAAGGAAACCGAGCTGCTGGAAGTCTGA
- the uppS gene encoding polyprenyl diphosphate synthase — protein sequence MTKDEGSSLPRHIAVIMDGNGRWAQRRLLPRQAGHRAGLTAARRLIEACVQRGIGALTLFAFSSENWRRPQPEVGSLMGLFMNALESEIAELHKNKVRMRFIGAREQFSAALQQGMRESEELTAGNNGLVLNIAAGYGGRWDLLQAARRLVGEAVSGRLRVEELDEPQVSHALALAELPDPDLFIRTGGEQRISNFLLWNLAYTELYFTEVLWPDFDAAALEAALSWFAQRQRRFGRTPEQTRDADHA from the coding sequence ATGACGAAAGATGAAGGCTCTAGTCTGCCGCGCCACATTGCCGTCATCATGGACGGTAATGGCCGCTGGGCGCAGCGTCGTCTGCTGCCGCGCCAGGCCGGCCATCGTGCAGGTCTCACCGCGGCGCGCCGCCTGATCGAGGCCTGCGTGCAACGCGGCATCGGCGCACTCACCCTGTTTGCCTTTAGCAGCGAGAACTGGCGGCGCCCGCAGCCGGAGGTTGGCAGTCTCATGGGCTTGTTCATGAACGCGCTGGAAAGCGAAATCGCGGAACTGCACAAGAACAAGGTACGCATGCGCTTCATCGGTGCACGTGAACAGTTTTCGGCGGCGCTGCAACAGGGCATGCGTGAATCCGAAGAGTTGACGGCCGGCAATAACGGCCTGGTGTTGAACATCGCGGCGGGTTACGGTGGACGCTGGGATTTGTTGCAGGCCGCGAGGCGCCTGGTGGGCGAGGCCGTAAGCGGGCGCTTGCGTGTCGAGGAGTTGGACGAACCGCAAGTGTCGCATGCGCTGGCGCTCGCGGAGCTGCCGGATCCCGATCTCTTCATCCGCACCGGTGGCGAACAGCGCATCAGCAATTTTCTGTTGTGGAATCTGGCGTACACCGAGCTGTATTTCACCGAGGTGCTGTGGCCGGATTTTGATGCTGCGGCGCTGGAGGCGGCGTTGAGCTGGTTTGCGCAACGCCAGCGGCGTTTCGGCCGCACACCCGAACAGACCCGGGACGCGGATCATGCTTAA